CTGAATTTTGATATTGAGGTTTACTTTCGTGTTGTTCATCAAAGACCACAACTTTACGAGgctaatttgaaaaaaattgagCTGACCTAGTCTCGAACTTGGACGTTTTCAACTTGATTTTTACTTACTTTACCACGTTCTTGAGTCTGTAGAttgttttcagtttattttatgttttctttgtttatatTTTGACTCTTGATTTAACATGTAGTTTTGCAAACTTATGATTCCGTTGGTTTTGCATTTTATTTGAGAAAACTTAGATTTTTGCTTAACATTGAAGATCATACTGGTTTTGTTAAAAGTGAGACAGGAGTAGATGTTTTGATGTTATCTTCATTTGAGTGAAAACAAAATCTGAACTTGTATGATTTGTGATTTTGCAGGGTGGGGAAAACATCTTTGATGAATcagtatccttcttttgtttccAATGGACTAACAAGTAATACTGTAGTAGTTTGTTTAATGATTTGGCTGGATCTTTCTCGAAGTCAGATGAGTTTTcgcttttgttttttggtttaacACGATTAACTTCAGATATGTTAATAAAAAGTTCAGCAACCAGTACAAGGCCACCATTGGGGCGGACTTCTTGACTAAGGAAGTCCAGTTTGAAGATCGTCTTTTCACTTTACAGGTTCTTACTTGAGCTTTAATCACTGAATTACATTAATTTTGCTTTTGCTGCTGTAGTTTGTATAttcaatagatatttttttgaCTATGCGAGGTGTTGGTTTAAAAAACGCCAAGTACCTAATCAGTTTCTGCCAGACACTTCCAGGCTTACCTTTCTCGTGAATCATGCTTCCTATAATAATATTGCCATGCTTTTGTGCTAGTGTCAGGCAATCAGTAATTAGTTCTGAATAAGACAAGCCACTAGGATATTTTCATGTGGTTCTGAATAGCTTTTCTTGATAATTATAAAACCACAAATAAAAATAGCTCTGAACTGTTCCAAGGATTGTGATCACAGTGGTCAACCTTTCACATCTCAACAACTGGAGAGCTACACTCTTTGCTTGAACAAAGCTCACTtgtttatgtgtgtgtgtttctgTGAATGGATGGGTTATTACAGATCTGGGATACAGCTGGACAGGAAAGGTTTCAGAGCCTTGGGGTAGCTTTTTACCGGGGTGCTGATTGCTGTGTTCTTGTATATGATGTCAACTCCATGAAATCATTTGACAATCTCAACAACTGGAGAGAAGAGTTTCTGATCCAGGTACACATTCAAGCTCTTCCTCACCTCTCACAATAGACAAAGCATTAACGCGATGCCTCTTACAGGCGAGTCCATCGGATCCAGAGAATTTTCCGTTTGTTCTTATCGGAAATAAGGTGGATGTCGATGGTGGAAACAGCAGAGTGGTATGATGTGCTTTACTTGATTCTCCATTGTGACATGAATGTCTCTGAGATGTAACATGAATGTTGACTTTTATAACAGGTTTCAGAGAAGAAAGCTAAAGCCTGGTGTGCTTCGAAGGGAAACATTCCCTACTTTGAAACCTCTGCTAAGGAAGGCACCAATGTGGAGGAGGCGTTCCAATGCATTGCCAAGAACGCGCTCAAGAGCGGAGAAGAGGAAGAGCTGTAAGTTTCATTACAAATCTGACTCCATGCATACATACATACGAGTTTGGTCTCAacgttttgtctttttttttctctctctctagatacTTGCCAGACACAATCGATGTTGGGACAAGCAACCAACAGAGGTCTACAGGGTGCGAATGCTAAGGAGAGTATCTCTCCCGGAAGAATATGCTTTTGAGTTTAAACAATGGTGGAACGTGTCTCTCCTCCCATCACATATCTCTTTCTTCACCAGTTATCCCTAAACTTTATTTACATTACATGCTGTAAATTTGTTCTTTTGTGGGCTTAACGAACCCTTCAAAATGATTTGACTTGTCTAGCAAGTATTTgttgtttctt
This window of the Brassica napus cultivar Da-Ae unplaced genomic scaffold, Da-Ae ScsIHWf_715;HRSCAF=1037, whole genome shotgun sequence genome carries:
- the LOC106451928 gene encoding ras-related protein RABG3f, which gives rise to MPSRRRTLLKVIILGDSGVGKTSLMNQYVNKKFSNQYKATIGADFLTKEVQFEDRLFTLQIWDTAGQERFQSLGVAFYRGADCCVLVYDVNSMKSFDNLNNWREEFLIQASPSDPENFPFVLIGNKVDVDGGNSRVVSEKKAKAWCASKGNIPYFETSAKEGTNVEEAFQCIAKNALKSGEEEELYLPDTIDVGTSNQQRSTGCEC